CTTCTTCACTTAAAAACTTTCCGCAATTAACAATATTCAGTAGACTTCCACCAATTTCTTTGTTAGTTATTTCAGTAAAATAACCTTTACCACTTAACATACTACTTAACTTTTTAGCATTATCTAAAATTAAAAAAGCTCCTACTTGAATAGTATATTTTATAGTATCTATAATTTCTCCTTTTGAAATTTCATCAAAATTTTCCTGAACTTTAGTCTTGACTAAATTTGATGCAGGAAACTTTTTCTTTAATTCTGTTAGATAATTTTCTGCAGTTTTATATAGTCCTAATGAATAATAATACAAATATATTCTGTACAAAATTTCATCTGAATGCTCATAATCAGGAAATTTATTATAAAGGAAGAAATATTTATTTAATGCATCTTCGCCATTTTTAGTGAGAATTGCATCAAGAAATAATGTAGATGGATTATCTGGAGAATTCTGTTTTAATTTAATAAGCATACTCTCAGCTTTCACAATATTGCCTTTTTCAATTTCTTTTAATGCGTTTGCAATATCAATACTCTGAGAGTATGCACTAACTTTAATTATTAGTAAGAATAAAATTATATACTTCATTATACAAGAGATTCTTTTGATCTCCGATAAGCTGAAATAACAAAACCTAAAACCATAACTACAACACCAATCCACACAAGACTAATAAATGGTTTTACACTTGCTTCAACAGTCAAAACTTCTTTTGGTGGAATTTGTTCATTATTATGTGATAAAGAACTAAAAGTTAATTCAACCATACCATCAGAAGCATTCATATTATTTATAAATACTTTTAAATCAGCTTCTTTAGATTCAGCAGGATAAAACTTTGGTCCTTCATTAGTTGTTTCCATATATGGTTCAATAATTTCTGTTTTACCATTATATTTTAATTTAAGATTAACACCAATTTTGAATTTACCTCCACTCATCATAGCACTCATATCTTCTGGCAAAACAAAATTTTCAAATGTTACTTCTACATTTTTATAACTATACTTTTCCCCTTTTTTAAGTTTAACCGAAGGATTAGTAGTTGCATTTGTTTCATCATATGAAATTGGTGCTACATAAAAATCTTTTGTTATACCTTCTAATATATCTGGTTCACGCATTAAACTATTATTAAATTCTGCAATGTACATAACAGGGGCAACAGTTTTAATAGAATTTCCTTTTTTAATAGAAACATTAAATGCATATTTCTTTCCACCTTCAATTGGTTGATAGCCTGTGAAAGTAAGCTCATAACCAAACAGATTAACTTTCTCACCTTTAACTAAATCAACCTGTTGATGTTTAGAATATCCACCTGTTGCAACCACTCCTACAAGAAATAATGAAATTCCCATATGTGCAACGTAAGCACCAAGATGTTTTCTTTTACCTCTTAGAATTGATAATGCAATTTCACCATTAACAAAAAGAGCAAATGCCGATGAAAAATTTAAAAGTACAAGCATAAAATTATTAACACCGCTAAACGCAAAAATTATTGCTGTCAACACTAATGATGAGATAAAAGCAAAACGAGAATTCTTCCATAGCTGATTACTTTCCGTAAATTTCCATTTTAGAATGAGACTTAAGCCATTTAATAAACCAATTATAATTGCAATAGGTAAATTAAGTTCGTTATAGAATTCAACCTCAACTGTCTGACCAAAGATAGGTGCACTTGTCCCAACGAGCACAATAACTGCAGATGCGATTAAAGCAACAGAGCCTGTAAATAAAGCTAATTCTCTCGATAAGACATTTTCTTCAAATGTAAAATGTTGAGTTAAATATTTCCATCTATAAATAATCAGTCCAATTCCAATTAATATAAAAAGAACTAAAAAGATGATAAGAAAAAGATATACAGTCATTCCAGGATCAACAAATGAATGAACAGAAGCATCTCCCAGTATTCCACTACGTGTGAGAAATGTACTGTAAACTACAAGAACATAAGTCATTATGCATAAAATTAAATTTGTCTTAACAAATCGGCTACTTCCATCTCTATCCTGACTTTTCTTTTGAACCAGCATTGTATGAATAGAAGCAATACCAATTAGCCATGGAACCAGAGATGAATTTTCAACGGGATCCCAGCCCCAATAACCCCCCCATCCCAGAACACCATAAGCCCAGTAACCTCCAAGCATTATACCTAACCCCAAAACCATCATTCCAGTTAATACCCAGGGCAAAGCTTGTTTAATCCAATCTTTGTATTCATTTTTAATCAATGCTGCTATTGCAAATGCATAAGAAACAGAAGACATTGCAAATCCTGTAAACAACATCGGTGGATGAATTTGCATCCAGAAATTTTGAAGAAGTGGATTTAATCCTTTCCCCTGAATAATAAAATTATCAAGAGCAATATTATTTGCCAGTAAAATAGTATACAATTCTTTACTGATTTGAATAAAATGTTTGTTTGATTGGGGATCACTAAATATAAAATTTTGCAATGCTGGTAAAGTCAAATAAGCTGTATTAATATGTTTCATGTCAACAAATGTCGGTTCAGCCCAGATATAATTAAATGGTGATTTTAGAAGAGGATTTAACATAATCAAAAGAAATGTGATCGATATTGAATACACCATCATTACTCTTGGCTCAAGATCTCCCCGTTTTGATGTATAATCCAGTAGTATCAAACCAATTATAACTGAGAAAAGCGCCCAAAGGAGAAAACTTCCTTCCTGACCAGCATAAAATGTAGAAATTAATAATCCAGTAGGTAAATCACTACTACTATAATCATATACATATTTGTATTGATACTGATGAGTTAAAATTGCATGCAAAAGCAATGCACTTGCAGCCATAACCATGACCGCAGTAATGTGATAACTAATTCTTGCATATCCTAATGTATTTTGAAAACCTTTGTAAGTTAGATAATACATTAAAATAGTAAAAACTCCTGCTAACAATGCAAGAGTTAAAAATATATTTCCAATCATACTTTCTCCTGACTTTAATTAAGATCTGGCTTTTTGAGCTGCTTGTTCCTGATATTTGGAAGGACATTTAGTTAATATATCAGTCGCTTGAAAAACTCCATTCGAATATTTTCCAGTAACAACAACACTTGTTGAAGATTCAAAATTATTTGGAATCATACCATGATAAACTACCTTCATTATATTTCCATTATCATCTTTTATATAAAAAGAAAATATTTTATTCTGATTATCGTATTCATAATTCCTTTCTCTAAGCCAGGTACCAGTGGCTTTTACAGTTTTACCAGATTGAATAACCTTTACAAAATTATTTTCGTATTGAACATTTGTTTGAGTAAAAAGATAAATCATGAAACCTAAAAATATGACAATAATAGCACCGCCAAAAATATATTTATTTTTCATAGCGTTACTTCTCCTTAAATTCTTTTTCAATTGCTTTGAGTTTTTTATCTGTGTTAAGTAAGAAAAGAAATATTCCAAGCCAGATAACAAGAACAATACACATCACAATATATATTGAATTTTGTTCTAAGAAATTTATTAATCCGTTTTCCATTTTACCTCTTAAAATTTTTTAGAAATATTTTCGATAATTATTAAAGTTTTATAACGAATTTTCCAGAGCCACCAGTATAAAATTGTAAAAGAAATTAAAGATAAATAAAATATTAGTTGCATGTTTGCATTCATTTTAAAATCTACTACTGGACCCGCAGTATCATCATTAGCCGAACCTGGATGTAAGCCCGTCATTATTCTTGGCATAATAAAAATAAAGAAAGGAACAGTTAAAAAAGCGATAATAGAATATACAGCCGAAAGCCTTGCTCTTTTATCTTCGTTCTCAATTGCCGAGCGTAAAGCCAGTAGAGAACCATAAATGAGAAGAAGTATAAAAATGCTTGTTTCTCTTGGATCCCAGTGCCAGAAAGCTCCCCATGTAAATTTAGCCCAAATCGATCCAGTAACTGTTGCTAAAATACAAAATATCATTCCCAGTTGTAATGCAGATGATGATTTTGCATCATCATCCAGATTTTTATTTCGTAAATATTTTATTCCATAAATCATTGCCATTAAAAAAGCAATAACAGAAATCCATGCTGTTGGAACATGAAAGAAAATAATTTTTGCTTTTTCTTCAAGTCCAGGAATGTTGGGAAACTCATACCAGTGTTGAGGTTGAGGCACTATTGGAAATGAAATTCCAGCAATTATAACAAAAGACATCAATAAGAATAATATTATTTTCCAGACCATATTTACACTTAATTTATTGATAAAGTATTCATTATTTAGGATAATTAGACAGCATTTCAGTTAGTTTTTCTCGAAAAATATAAAAGTAGATTATGATTTCCAAAGAATTAACTTTAATTTATTATTCAAAAAAATGGCACTTACCTTATATTTAATCGTCTAAAGAAATAAAGATAAAAGAGGAAAACATTTGACTGATAGAAATCCTATAAAAAGGCTATTTGATCTTTATACAAGTGATTTAAGTTATCAGGAAATAGAAAAACTAATCAAGCAAGAAGCTAATGAAGTTTACGAATTCTTTAAGAGTGATATACCCAAACCCGACCCATCAAAAAATAAAATTATAAAAGGATTTATCTTTGCCCGAAGTCTATTTAATGCATTTATATTGAGACTTTCTCCAGCAAGAAGAATTTTTTACTTAATAGCTTTATTCTTTTTTATAATCAGCTATTCAGAACCAAATTCATTATATCTGCTTTGCTCATTTTTAATTCTCAATCTACTTTTAGCATTTGAACTTGCCGATAAATTAACTGCAAAAAGTGAACTTGAAGTAGCAAGAAAAATTCAATTCGATTTAATTCCAGATTTTTCCACACAAATTAATAATTACAAAGTAGCAACTTTTTACGAACCAGCTCGAGAAGTGGGAGGAGATTATTTTGATATCATCCAAAAAAATGATAAAACTTATGTAATTGTAGGTGATATTTCAGGTAAAGGAATGGCTGCTGCTCTTCATATGGTTCGAGTGCAATCCATTATCTATTTTCTACTTGATTCATTTTCTGATGTAAAAGAAATAATTATAAATCTTAAAAAATACTTTTCTAAAAAATTGAGCCGTGAATTTTTTCTGACTATAATAATTGCTTCAATTGAAAATGATGGTAAAATTAATATTGTGCGAGCTGGTCACCCTCCTGCAATTTATTATAAACATAACAGCAAAGAATTTATTGATATCAGTCCATCTGGAATTGCAATTGGAATGAACGATAAAGGTTTATTTGAAAAAATAATAGAAACTCATCAAATAACACCTGAAGTCAATGACATTATAGTTTTCTATTCAGATGGGATTTTAGAAAGTATGAATATTTTTAAAAATATGTTCGGTTTAGAAAATTTGAAAAAAGTAATTCAAAATAATGTTGAAAAATCCCCTGAAGAAATAAAAAATGCAATACTTAACTCACTCTATCTATTCCGTGGGAATGCAATTCAAAATGACGACTTAACATTAGTTATTATGAAACGAACTTAATCAACATCAAGTAGTTGAAATTCTTCATCTGAAGGTCTTAACTCATCATACATTTTTTTAAGAGAATTAAAAGCTGTTTGGTTTCCTCTTTGAGCTGCTCGTCTATATAATTTTGCAGCAATTCCTTTTTCTTCTTTTACACCAATCCCTTTTTCATAACAATAACCCAGATAAGTTTCTGCAAGCACCGAGCCTTCTTCTGCAGCATTTTTTAGAATATTAATTTGTTCTTCAACATTATTTCTAAATGTTGTATCGACAATTTGTGCAAATGCAATTCGAATTAATGCTTCTTTGCTACTCAGTCTTCTGGCAATTTCCCAGTATTCAATAGCTTTCTTAAGATCCTTTTTAACCAGCGAACCTGAGCTATAACATAAACCTAATTCAATTATCGAAAGCAGATGATTCTGTAAGGCTGCATTTTTCAGAAGTTCAAGTGCTTCCTGATCCGATATTAAATTTAATAAACCAAGTGCTGCAAGACCTGCAGTAACATACATTGCATCAGTATTTTTCCTATTTACATTTTCTTTAAGTACATTACCAAAATTTTCATCTGCAATCATCTTAAAAAGTCTTTCACCAGCTTTATAAGAACCCAAACGATATGCATGTAAATAGTTAGTCGATGCTTTAATTAAATTTTTTTCAAACATAAATCCTTTTTCATAACACAATCCAATTACATAAATTGCTTCTGGACTTCCGTTTTCTGCAGCAAAAAGTAAAATTCCTTTTCCTGTTGTATCAGCTAAATTCAAATTTTCTTTTGCTTCATCAATTCCAAAATATTTTTTCAAATCTTTTACCTTGCCATCAAGCAATTTACTTATATCAACATTTTCTTCCTTTGTACTATCATCATCAAAATTATAATATTCTAAATCCCACTCAGAACTTATTAAACGAGAATCTTCATTAACCTCTACAGTTTGAGATTTTGTTTGTGTTGTATCTTCATAAAAAGTAAAGCCACTTTTTTTCATCTGTTCAATTGCTTCTTTAGCAGGCAGATAACCTTTTTTAGCAGAACTTTGAAAAAGTTGATAAGCTTTGTTATAATTTTTATTTACGATTAAATTATCAACCAACATCAAACCATAAGCAAATTCAGCTTCTGGTAAACCAGCATTTGCTGCACTCTTAAAATTAAGATAAGCTTCAAATGGATTCCATGGAACACCGATTCCATTATATAAAAGAATACCATAATTAAATTTTGCTACAGGAAGATTTTGATCTACAGCTTTTCTAATCCAGTAAATTGCTTTTACTGTATCTGGCGGAAAACCCTGACCAAGCAAATATCTCAAACCCAGCTCATGTTGAGCAAAAGGATCACCTCTATTTGCTTCTGTTACAAGTAAATATCCTGCAAGCAATGAATAGGAAGGATATTTGGCTTTAAAATAAGTTCTTCGTGTTTGATTTGATTTAAATGCCTGACTTCTTAAAGTATCGTACTGTGTATAATACTGTGCATTAACAGATCCAGTTAATATACTTAATAACGTGATTAATAAGAGAAGAGAATTAGTTTTCATTAAAAATTATATAAGCCATTTTTTTAATATGAAATAATTTTTGCCATTTACTGAAAAGTAATCAAGTTCATCCATCAATTGCTGAATTATATATAATCCCATACCACTTTCTGGTAAACTATCCAGATCCTCTGGATTAAAATCCAGATTCTTTATTTCGAGATTTTCTCTTGGAAGTCCTTCATCAATAATATTTACCTCTACAAATTCTTTATCTTTAAAAACTTTAACACATATTAACTTTCCATTTTCCCCTTTATAAGCATGTTTAATAACATTATTTAAGGCTTCCGTTAGACAAATATTGAAGGCATTACGGATTAATTCTTCTACTCCCTCGTCGGAAAGAAATTTTGTAACGGTTTCGCTTACCTTTTCAACTTCATCATAATCGCTTGTTATGTTAATTTCTATTTCATTCACATAAGTTTTTTATTTTGTTCAATATTAATATAAAAAAGTGTTATATCAGTA
This is a stretch of genomic DNA from Rosettibacter firmus. It encodes these proteins:
- a CDS encoding CcmD family protein, yielding MENGLINFLEQNSIYIVMCIVLVIWLGIFLFLLNTDKKLKAIEKEFKEK
- a CDS encoding cytochrome c maturation protein CcmE domain-containing protein, whose translation is MKNKYIFGGAIIVIFLGFMIYLFTQTNVQYENNFVKVIQSGKTVKATGTWLRERNYEYDNQNKIFSFYIKDDNGNIMKVVYHGMIPNNFESSTSVVVTGKYSNGVFQATDILTKCPSKYQEQAAQKARS
- a CDS encoding cytochrome c biogenesis protein, whose protein sequence is MKCCLIILNNEYFINKLSVNMVWKIILFLLMSFVIIAGISFPIVPQPQHWYEFPNIPGLEEKAKIIFFHVPTAWISVIAFLMAMIYGIKYLRNKNLDDDAKSSSALQLGMIFCILATVTGSIWAKFTWGAFWHWDPRETSIFILLLIYGSLLALRSAIENEDKRARLSAVYSIIAFLTVPFFIFIMPRIMTGLHPGSANDDTAGPVVDFKMNANMQLIFYLSLISFTILYWWLWKIRYKTLIIIENISKKF
- a CDS encoding PP2C family protein-serine/threonine phosphatase, which gives rise to MTDRNPIKRLFDLYTSDLSYQEIEKLIKQEANEVYEFFKSDIPKPDPSKNKIIKGFIFARSLFNAFILRLSPARRIFYLIALFFFIISYSEPNSLYLLCSFLILNLLLAFELADKLTAKSELEVARKIQFDLIPDFSTQINNYKVATFYEPAREVGGDYFDIIQKNDKTYVIVGDISGKGMAAALHMVRVQSIIYFLLDSFSDVKEIIINLKKYFSKKLSREFFLTIIIASIENDGKINIVRAGHPPAIYYKHNSKEFIDISPSGIAIGMNDKGLFEKIIETHQITPEVNDIIVFYSDGILESMNIFKNMFGLENLKKVIQNNVEKSPEEIKNAILNSLYLFRGNAIQNDDLTLVIMKRT
- a CDS encoding ATP-binding protein; amino-acid sequence: MNEIEINITSDYDEVEKVSETVTKFLSDEGVEELIRNAFNICLTEALNNVIKHAYKGENGKLICVKVFKDKEFVEVNIIDEGLPRENLEIKNLDFNPEDLDSLPESGMGLYIIQQLMDELDYFSVNGKNYFILKKWLI
- a CDS encoding tetratricopeptide repeat protein, translated to MKTNSLLLLITLLSILTGSVNAQYYTQYDTLRSQAFKSNQTRRTYFKAKYPSYSLLAGYLLVTEANRGDPFAQHELGLRYLLGQGFPPDTVKAIYWIRKAVDQNLPVAKFNYGILLYNGIGVPWNPFEAYLNFKSAANAGLPEAEFAYGLMLVDNLIVNKNYNKAYQLFQSSAKKGYLPAKEAIEQMKKSGFTFYEDTTQTKSQTVEVNEDSRLISSEWDLEYYNFDDDSTKEENVDISKLLDGKVKDLKKYFGIDEAKENLNLADTTGKGILLFAAENGSPEAIYVIGLCYEKGFMFEKNLIKASTNYLHAYRLGSYKAGERLFKMIADENFGNVLKENVNRKNTDAMYVTAGLAALGLLNLISDQEALELLKNAALQNHLLSIIELGLCYSSGSLVKKDLKKAIEYWEIARRLSSKEALIRIAFAQIVDTTFRNNVEEQINILKNAAEEGSVLAETYLGYCYEKGIGVKEEKGIAAKLYRRAAQRGNQTAFNSLKKMYDELRPSDEEFQLLDVD
- a CDS encoding heme lyase CcmF/NrfE family subunit, which gives rise to MIGNIFLTLALLAGVFTILMYYLTYKGFQNTLGYARISYHITAVMVMAASALLLHAILTHQYQYKYVYDYSSSDLPTGLLISTFYAGQEGSFLLWALFSVIIGLILLDYTSKRGDLEPRVMMVYSISITFLLIMLNPLLKSPFNYIWAEPTFVDMKHINTAYLTLPALQNFIFSDPQSNKHFIQISKELYTILLANNIALDNFIIQGKGLNPLLQNFWMQIHPPMLFTGFAMSSVSYAFAIAALIKNEYKDWIKQALPWVLTGMMVLGLGIMLGGYWAYGVLGWGGYWGWDPVENSSLVPWLIGIASIHTMLVQKKSQDRDGSSRFVKTNLILCIMTYVLVVYSTFLTRSGILGDASVHSFVDPGMTVYLFLIIFLVLFILIGIGLIIYRWKYLTQHFTFEENVLSRELALFTGSVALIASAVIVLVGTSAPIFGQTVEVEFYNELNLPIAIIIGLLNGLSLILKWKFTESNQLWKNSRFAFISSLVLTAIIFAFSGVNNFMLVLLNFSSAFALFVNGEIALSILRGKRKHLGAYVAHMGISLFLVGVVATGGYSKHQQVDLVKGEKVNLFGYELTFTGYQPIEGGKKYAFNVSIKKGNSIKTVAPVMYIAEFNNSLMREPDILEGITKDFYVAPISYDETNATTNPSVKLKKGEKYSYKNVEVTFENFVLPEDMSAMMSGGKFKIGVNLKLKYNGKTEIIEPYMETTNEGPKFYPAESKEADLKVFINNMNASDGMVELTFSSLSHNNEQIPPKEVLTVEASVKPFISLVWIGVVVMVLGFVISAYRRSKESLV
- a CDS encoding SPOR domain-containing protein, with the protein product MKYIILFLLIIKVSAYSQSIDIANALKEIEKGNIVKAESMLIKLKQNSPDNPSTLFLDAILTKNGEDALNKYFFLYNKFPDYEHSDEILYRIYLYYYSLGLYKTAENYLTELKKKFPASNLVKTKVQENFDEISKGEIIDTIKYTIQVGAFLILDNAKKLSSMLSGKGYFTEITNKEIGGSLLNIVNCGKFLSEEEANEVLKELEQKFNIRGRIVKIEN